The Sebastes fasciatus isolate fSebFas1 chromosome 13, fSebFas1.pri, whole genome shotgun sequence genome includes a region encoding these proteins:
- the sphk1 gene encoding sphingosine kinase 1, with product METDASDEPDQRNGVVGVLYGEFTDPLNDRVRYSVSLTESSLSVQRICSSPGRTKVVFNLTDCVGCRAHRRPDGAEDQVGAYFTAWFYPLRRRWMSAGLARQRVEQGFRVALVQDPLANLQEAERWAAAIRDASVLQAPRRDGVVYTEVHRPCRVMILVNPHSGRGQALQLFTGHVQGMLTEAAVPYTLIITEHQNHARELVRKADLSKWDALVIMSGDGLLSEVINGLMEREDWQEAIQTPLGILPGGSGNALAASVHHYSQSPPAWNEELLLSCGFMLCKGLVGSMDLVSIHLASRQRLFSFLSLAWGFVADVDIESEKYRHVGAIRFLMGTLVRLASLRVYQGRLAYLPVTEAPKLPKGSIKANPPPSTPQHPSLCSSLPCRLIPNASPKQNSRHNHNRNTITNSSNNAITTKRPETQKSDGKIGAPEDSLLPGLDQPVPESWTVVKEEDFVLVLAIYQSHLAEDLWTVPGAMADDGVIHLFYVTAGISRPALLRLFLAMEKGGHLACGCPHLVYEKVKALRLEPVSPEGMITVDGEMVEYGPVQAQIHPGLARLICG from the exons ATGGAGACAGACGCCTCTGATGAACCGGACCAGCGGAACGGGGTGGTGGGCGTGCTGTACGGAGAGTTCACCGACCCGCTCAACGACCGGGTCCGGTACTCCGTGAGCCTGACGGAGAGCAGCCTGAGCGTCCAGAGGATCTGCTCGTCACCCGGCCGGACTAAGGTGGTGTTTAACCTGACGGACTGTGTGGGCTGCCGGGCGCACCGACGGCCGGACGGAGCGGAGGACCAGGTCGGTGCCTACTTCACCGCCTGGTTCTACCCGCTCAGGAGGCGCTGGATGAGCGCCGGGCTGGCCAGACAGAGGGTGGAGCAGGGCTTTAGGGTCGCGCTGGTCCAGGACCCGCTGGCCAACCTTCAGGAGGCTGAGAGGTGGGCTGCAGCCATCAGGGATGCCTCGGTGCTGCAGGCGCCCAGGAGGGACG GTGTAGTGTACACGGAGGTGCATCGACCTTGCAGAGTCATGATCCTGGTGAACCCTCACAGCGGCCGCGGCCAGGCCCTCCAGCTCTTTACTGGCCACGTGCAGGGCATGCTCACTGAGGCCGCCGTTCCCTATACACTCATCATCACAG AGCATCAGAACCATGCACGGGAGCTGGTGAGGAAGGCGGACCTGTCGAAGTGGGACGCCCTGGTTATCATGTCTGGAGATGGGCTGCTGTCTGAG GTGATAAACGGTCTAATGGAGCGAGAGGACTGGCAGGAGGCCATCCAGACCCCTCTGGGTATTCTACCAGGTGGCTCAGGCAACGCCCTGGCTGCCTCTGTCCACCACTACTCACA GTCGCCTCCAGCGTGGAACGAAGAGCTGCTACTGAGCTGTGGCTTCATGCTGTGTAAAGGTCTGGTTGGCTCCATGGACCTGGTGTCGATCCACCTGGCCTCTCGGCAGCgcctcttctccttcctctccctcgcTTGGGGCTTCGTGGCCGACGTCGACATCGAGAGCGAGAAGTACCGCCACGTTGGAGCAATCCGCTTCCTGATGGGCACCCTGGTGCGTCTGGCCTCCCTCAGAGTCTACCAGGGGAGGTTGGCGTATCTGCCCGTTACGGAGGCGCCAAAACTTCCCAAAGGGAGCATCAAGGctaacccccctccctccacgcCTCAGCACCCCTCGCTGTGCTCCTCCCTGCCCTGTCGGCTTATCCCAAATGCCTCCCCGAAACAGAACTCTCGCCACAATCACAACCGCAACACCATCACCAACTCCTCCAACAACGCTATCACCACAAAGAGACCAGAGACCCAGAAGAGCGATGGCAAGATCGGAGCGCCAGAGGACTCCCTGCTTCCTGGCTTGGACCAGCCAGTCCCAGAGAGCTGGACGGTAGTCAAGGAGGAGGACTTTGTCCTGGTGCTGGCTATTTACCAGTCCCATCTAGCTGAGGATCTGTGGACAGTCCCCGGCGCGATGGCAGACGACGGGGTGATTCATCTGTTCTACGTGACGGCGGGAATCTCCCGTCCGGCCCTCCTGCGCCTTTTCCTCGCCATGGAGAAGGGCGGCCACCTGGCGTGCGGCTGCCCCCACCTGGTGTATGAGAAGGTGAAGGCCCTGCGGCTGGAGCCTGTCTCCCCAGAGGGCATGATCACGGTGGATGGGGAGATGGTGGAGTACGGGCCTGTTCAGGCTCAAATCCACCCGGGGCTGGCCAGACTCATTTGTGGATGA